A window of Rhodothermales bacterium genomic DNA:
ACATGCCGATCGCGATGGCTGTCCTGGCTCCCGTGTTGGTCCTTGTGGCGTTGGTCCTGATCCGGAAAACCGGATCCATCGTGGCCCCATGGCTGCCCGTGGTGGTCGTCGCCCTCATGATGGGTGGCTCGGCGTATATGGCTCTTGAAACCGGCGAAGACGAGGAAGACCGTGTCGAGCAGGTGGTCTCCCGGGACGCCATCCACGAACATGAGGAGCGCGCCGAACTCTTCCTGTGGTCTGCGGTCGTCCTGGCCGTGGTCGCACTCGGCGGACTGCTG
This region includes:
- a CDS encoding DUF2231 domain-containing protein; this translates as MLPDPLHPAVVHMPIAMAVLAPVLVLVALVLIRKTGSIVAPWLPVVVVALMMGGSAYMALETGEDEEDRVEQVVSRDAIHEHEERAELFLWSAVVLAVVALGGLLKGKWGSMFRWTALAVCLVALVLAVRVGGSGGELVYDHGAASAYVE